The following are encoded in a window of Clostridium thermarum genomic DNA:
- a CDS encoding VWA domain-containing protein, with amino-acid sequence MKFKKNRIIIFIVLAAISLLYVGCGKKDISTHIASVSEPIYVDFKTIDDDSNILDLMFVVDTTGSMQDELDYLKAELKNVIRRVDAEASQSLDIRLSCNYYRDQGDEYVVRPFPFTRDIDEVINDMNKQYADGGGDTIFEDFS; translated from the coding sequence ATGAAATTCAAGAAAAATAGAATAATCATATTCATTGTACTTGCAGCAATAAGCCTATTATATGTTGGGTGCGGTAAAAAAGATATATCTACTCATATAGCTTCCGTCTCAGAACCCATTTATGTAGACTTCAAAACAATAGATGATGACAGCAATATATTGGACTTGATGTTTGTTGTAGATACAACCGGCTCCATGCAGGACGAACTGGATTATCTAAAAGCCGAGTTGAAAAATGTTATCCGAAGAGTTGATGCAGAAGCCTCACAGAGCTTGGATATTCGTCTAAGCTGTAATTATTATCGAGACCAAGGCGATGAATATGTTGTACGTCCCTTTCCTTTTACCAGAGATATTGACGAGGTAATAAATGACATGAATAAGCAATATGCGGATGGCGGTGGGGATACAATTTTTGAAGATTTTTCGTAG
- a CDS encoding glycosyltransferase family 39 protein has product MLKKKDYILIFLLTLIYSVIALFNLGTTKVPESFWQPKVLGETFYVDLGEDKELEKISYFVGLGEGTYNVSFSTDKVNWKNRTAMDQHKIFRWTTVDVDTRARYVKFTVIKPDGMLNEIGIFAKGEDKPLPIVELIEEKVSAKGQGSPQLVFDEQQYVQSERSFLTGMYFDELYHGRTAYEMLYKLEHYEWTHPPLGKIFIALGVAIFGMNPFGWRIAGTLFGIAMITCIYILGKRLFKRTEFAFLTAFLLTFDFMHFTQTRIATVDGYAVFFIILMYYFMLKFIETKPSKAGLKKSIVSLGLSGLFFAFGAATKWICIYAAVGLAILFFKEIYDRYTEYKKAVEYLRLENAAENMDEYEACSNIKANFKKHTVKTIGWAVLFFIVIPLAVYIASYIPFMMIPGPGHGLIDVFKVQVRMFSYHNDLVATHPYASPWYEWPIILRPMWYYYGKDYLPAGKMSSIVAMGNPAVWWLGSLAFIAVIIIGLKKKDKVAFFIVLGGLSNYLPWVLVSRITFIYHFFASVPFIILSIVYMAAHLYEKKKSRRYHIYGYMVLVVALFILFYPTISGTVVDESYGFGFLKMFEGW; this is encoded by the coding sequence ATGCTTAAAAAGAAAGATTACATACTTATTTTTTTGTTAACTTTAATATATTCTGTAATTGCCTTATTTAATCTGGGAACTACAAAGGTGCCGGAGAGTTTTTGGCAGCCTAAAGTCCTTGGTGAAACTTTTTATGTTGATCTCGGAGAGGATAAGGAGCTTGAAAAGATCAGCTATTTTGTGGGCCTTGGCGAAGGAACCTACAATGTGAGTTTTTCCACCGATAAGGTTAATTGGAAGAACAGAACGGCTATGGACCAGCACAAAATATTTAGGTGGACTACCGTGGATGTGGATACCAGAGCAAGATATGTTAAATTTACAGTAATCAAGCCGGATGGAATGCTGAACGAAATTGGCATATTCGCCAAAGGGGAGGATAAGCCCCTTCCGATAGTGGAATTGATTGAAGAAAAGGTATCCGCAAAGGGCCAGGGAAGTCCCCAGCTGGTATTCGATGAGCAGCAGTACGTGCAGTCAGAGCGATCATTCCTAACCGGCATGTATTTTGATGAACTATATCATGGAAGAACAGCCTATGAAATGTTATACAAGCTAGAGCACTATGAGTGGACACATCCACCTTTGGGAAAAATATTTATAGCTCTGGGGGTAGCTATATTTGGCATGAATCCATTCGGGTGGAGAATTGCAGGAACACTCTTTGGTATTGCAATGATCACCTGCATCTATATCCTGGGAAAGAGGTTGTTTAAGAGGACAGAATTTGCATTCCTTACAGCCTTTTTACTGACCTTTGATTTTATGCATTTTACCCAGACAAGAATAGCTACAGTGGATGGATATGCAGTATTTTTTATAATATTGATGTATTACTTTATGTTAAAATTCATTGAGACAAAACCAAGCAAAGCTGGGCTTAAGAAATCTATAGTCTCCCTGGGACTTTCCGGCTTGTTTTTCGCCTTTGGAGCGGCTACAAAATGGATTTGTATTTATGCTGCTGTGGGACTGGCAATTTTGTTTTTTAAGGAAATATATGATAGGTATACTGAATACAAGAAGGCGGTAGAATATTTAAGGCTGGAAAATGCTGCAGAGAATATGGATGAATATGAAGCTTGCAGCAATATAAAAGCTAATTTCAAAAAACATACAGTCAAAACAATAGGCTGGGCTGTTCTATTCTTTATTGTAATACCCCTTGCAGTATATATAGCTTCCTATATTCCATTTATGATGATTCCGGGACCAGGACATGGGCTTATTGATGTATTTAAGGTCCAGGTGCGTATGTTCAGCTACCATAATGATCTTGTGGCTACCCATCCCTATGCATCGCCATGGTACGAATGGCCTATTATCTTAAGGCCTATGTGGTACTATTATGGCAAGGACTATCTGCCGGCAGGGAAGATGTCCAGTATAGTTGCCATGGGAAATCCGGCTGTATGGTGGCTAGGTTCCTTGGCCTTTATTGCCGTGATTATAATTGGACTGAAGAAGAAGGATAAGGTAGCTTTCTTTATAGTATTGGGAGGCTTATCAAATTATTTACCCTGGGTACTGGTTTCCAGGATAACCTTTATATATCACTTTTTTGCATCAGTTCCTTTTATCATACTGAGCATCGTATATATGGCGGCACATCTATATGAAAAGAAAAAAAGCAGAAGATACCATATTTATGGCTATATGGTGCTGGTGGTAGCCCTGTTTATTCTGTTCTATCCTACCATATCCGGTACCGTGGTTGATGAAAGCTATGGATTCGGATTTTTGAAAATGTTTGAAGGCTGGTAA